Proteins from one Geomonas agri genomic window:
- a CDS encoding glycosyltransferase has product MTASMPNKYLVSAIVSTYNADRFLAGKLEDLEAQTIAPELEIIVIDAASPGNERAIVEEFQKRYDNIRYLRTEKRETVYQAWNRGIRMAAGEFVTNANTDDRLRNDAYAVLVRALWERPECMVAYPDMRITNDENGTFERHQRLGFRDWPEFDRTDLLELCCVGPFPLWRKSLHDQIGYFDERFKSAADYEFWLRAALTYDFVHVPEFLGLYLLSEETVSRKGDLPTLEYMEVQREYRDRYARFAPPPVELEPDAWQEFKLLAARVEAGHPGVVAEVERFSKLHPRAPRFHLEIARIFYKKGEIGHARKYFEKAAIVAPGCDTYRDNLLSFLKTELYQALQHQTAFLVADPDDLEGHLCAGMILILMERYQAALPHYRRALEINPDSALARENIAFLERELRPKVHPLTSIVVAAGDNAGCARECLESIERHTPEPHEVIVVFRGSDEAPLAELQHFCAGRSGLILVDCGGRSSAAAFGAGLREAVGRELVLLEGDVVLTRGWLSRMLDALARQERAGLCGPMTNRAHGSQGQVACSYRNLSELESCAETFAGAHYGRRIDAPCLSGFCLLFSRELLDEVGGPDGSFASDAWAEDFSLRAALKGYRCVVAGDVFVHRYGTPDEEFLRHREHPLLEQKWGPSALEPELAARLLRHRAEVEGNRLARAGKLKLAVELMIEQGVHLANGDPAPYLALARTLAEAGESREALEVLKHVPPGAALATHLVRTRCHEAVGEPDLARAELERAAALDDQSPEFLTLQGALALQGGERDRAEELLRRTLVADPGCARACAALAAIVWERGEREQGLQLAERAFILDPLELAALGRYHDYATALDRLPREEEHLREAIALYPEDKGLCYGLIELLVRSARYGEAIREIERAAARFGLDGAGIDAALQIRGLAGTPSPPERGTGSVSVCMIVKNEARNLAAALDSVRALAGELVVVDTGSTDRTRDIARIFGARVLDFPWTGSFAEARNFSLAQAAGDWILVLDADEVLAPNDLGPLADLARQGGRVAYSFTTRNYIDDIARRGWVANSGEYPEQERGRGWTGSDKVRLFPNLPTLRFEGAVHELLELSLLRQEIPIHACDVPVHHYGKLDPAAVRAKQEFYYRLGVQKLEETGASHEALAELARQATELGLLDEAERLWQQLLRDKPDHPEAYFNLGYLYLTRGDYRQAQAHALRGVELAPDLKEAAFNLAKCELYLGQVAAALACCQDMLHHWPGYPAARSLLAVCLLLQGDRAGGEAEVARLAAQGYDCGDFLNEYAGGLRRGGLEHLGAPLADLAARLQAGVRP; this is encoded by the coding sequence GTGACCGCATCCATGCCCAACAAATACCTGGTTTCCGCCATCGTCTCCACCTACAACGCGGACCGCTTCCTGGCCGGTAAGCTCGAGGACCTGGAGGCGCAGACCATCGCGCCCGAACTGGAGATCATCGTCATCGACGCCGCCTCGCCGGGAAACGAACGCGCCATCGTGGAGGAGTTCCAAAAGCGCTACGACAACATCCGGTATCTCAGGACCGAGAAGCGCGAGACCGTGTACCAGGCCTGGAACCGCGGCATCCGCATGGCGGCCGGAGAATTCGTCACCAACGCCAACACGGATGACCGGCTCAGGAACGATGCCTACGCGGTGCTGGTGCGCGCTCTCTGGGAGCGCCCGGAGTGCATGGTTGCCTATCCGGACATGCGCATTACCAATGACGAAAACGGCACCTTCGAGCGGCACCAGCGCCTGGGCTTTCGCGACTGGCCCGAATTCGACCGCACCGACCTCCTGGAGCTTTGCTGCGTCGGCCCCTTCCCGCTCTGGAGAAAATCGCTGCACGACCAAATCGGCTACTTCGACGAGCGCTTCAAGAGCGCCGCGGACTACGAGTTCTGGCTGCGCGCGGCGCTCACGTACGACTTCGTCCACGTCCCGGAGTTCCTGGGACTGTACTTGCTTTCCGAGGAGACCGTATCCCGGAAAGGGGACCTCCCCACCCTCGAGTACATGGAGGTGCAGCGGGAATACCGTGACCGCTACGCCCGGTTCGCCCCGCCCCCGGTGGAACTGGAGCCCGACGCATGGCAGGAATTCAAGCTCCTGGCCGCGCGCGTGGAGGCAGGGCACCCCGGTGTGGTCGCGGAAGTGGAACGTTTCAGCAAGCTGCACCCGCGCGCGCCCCGCTTCCACCTGGAAATCGCCCGCATCTTCTACAAGAAGGGGGAGATCGGCCACGCCAGGAAGTATTTTGAAAAGGCCGCCATCGTCGCCCCCGGCTGCGACACCTACCGAGACAACCTCCTCTCCTTCCTGAAGACCGAACTCTACCAGGCGCTGCAGCACCAGACCGCGTTCCTGGTGGCGGACCCTGATGACCTGGAGGGCCACCTCTGCGCCGGGATGATCCTGATCCTCATGGAGCGCTACCAGGCGGCCCTGCCCCACTACCGGCGCGCCCTGGAGATCAACCCGGACAGCGCGCTGGCCCGGGAGAACATCGCCTTCCTGGAGCGGGAGTTGCGCCCCAAGGTGCACCCGCTCACCTCCATCGTGGTGGCGGCCGGTGACAATGCCGGATGCGCCCGCGAGTGCCTGGAGAGCATCGAGCGCCACACCCCGGAGCCGCACGAAGTGATCGTGGTGTTCCGTGGCAGCGACGAGGCGCCCCTCGCGGAACTGCAGCACTTCTGCGCCGGGCGCAGCGGCCTCATCCTGGTCGACTGCGGCGGGCGCTCTTCTGCCGCCGCCTTCGGCGCCGGCCTGCGTGAGGCGGTCGGGCGGGAGCTGGTGCTGTTGGAAGGCGACGTGGTACTGACCCGCGGCTGGCTGTCGCGCATGCTGGACGCCCTGGCCCGCCAGGAGAGAGCCGGGCTGTGCGGTCCCATGACCAACCGGGCGCACGGCTCCCAGGGCCAGGTCGCCTGCAGCTACCGAAACCTCTCCGAGCTGGAAAGCTGCGCCGAAACCTTCGCCGGCGCTCACTACGGCCGCCGCATCGATGCGCCGTGCCTCTCCGGTTTTTGCCTGCTCTTCTCGCGCGAGCTTTTGGACGAAGTCGGAGGGCCGGATGGCAGCTTCGCTTCGGACGCCTGGGCCGAAGACTTCTCGTTGCGTGCGGCGCTCAAGGGATATCGTTGCGTCGTCGCCGGGGACGTCTTCGTGCATCGCTACGGCACCCCCGACGAAGAGTTCCTGCGCCACCGCGAGCACCCGCTCCTGGAACAAAAGTGGGGACCGTCTGCCCTGGAGCCGGAACTTGCCGCGCGCCTTTTGCGACACCGGGCCGAGGTCGAGGGGAACCGGCTCGCCCGCGCCGGGAAACTGAAGCTGGCGGTGGAACTTATGATCGAGCAGGGGGTGCATCTCGCCAACGGCGACCCCGCCCCCTACCTCGCCCTGGCCCGGACATTGGCCGAGGCGGGGGAAAGCCGCGAGGCGCTCGAGGTGCTGAAACACGTCCCGCCGGGCGCTGCGCTCGCGACGCATCTCGTGCGGACACGCTGCCACGAGGCCGTCGGGGAGCCCGACCTCGCGCGCGCTGAGCTGGAGCGGGCCGCCGCACTCGACGACCAGTCCCCCGAGTTCCTGACCCTGCAAGGGGCGCTGGCACTGCAGGGGGGCGAGCGGGACCGGGCCGAGGAGCTGCTGCGCCGCACCCTGGTTGCCGACCCCGGCTGCGCCCGGGCCTGCGCCGCCCTTGCCGCCATCGTCTGGGAGCGGGGGGAAAGGGAACAGGGACTGCAGTTGGCCGAGCGCGCTTTCATCCTCGATCCGCTGGAGCTAGCCGCGCTGGGGCGTTACCACGACTACGCCACCGCGCTGGACCGGCTGCCGCGCGAGGAGGAGCACCTGCGCGAGGCGATCGCCCTTTACCCGGAGGACAAGGGACTTTGCTACGGCTTGATCGAGCTCCTGGTCAGGAGCGCCCGCTACGGCGAAGCGATCCGCGAGATCGAGCGCGCCGCCGCCCGTTTCGGGCTGGACGGCGCCGGCATCGACGCCGCTCTGCAGATCAGGGGCCTCGCCGGCACCCCGTCCCCTCCCGAAAGAGGCACCGGCAGCGTCTCGGTCTGCATGATCGTCAAGAACGAGGCGCGTAATCTCGCCGCCGCGCTGGACTCGGTGCGCGCCCTGGCCGGCGAGCTGGTCGTGGTGGACACCGGCTCTACGGACCGCACCCGCGACATCGCCCGCATCTTCGGTGCGCGCGTCCTCGACTTCCCCTGGACCGGGAGTTTCGCCGAAGCGAGGAACTTCTCCCTGGCCCAGGCCGCGGGGGATTGGATCCTGGTGCTGGACGCCGACGAGGTGCTCGCGCCGAACGACCTCGGGCCGCTCGCCGACCTGGCGCGGCAAGGGGGCAGGGTAGCCTACTCCTTCACAACCAGGAACTACATCGACGACATCGCCCGGCGCGGCTGGGTCGCCAACAGCGGCGAGTACCCGGAACAGGAGCGCGGCCGCGGCTGGACCGGCAGCGACAAGGTGCGCCTGTTCCCGAACCTGCCCACGCTGCGCTTCGAGGGAGCGGTGCACGAGCTCCTGGAGCTGTCCCTGCTGCGTCAGGAGATCCCGATCCATGCCTGCGACGTGCCGGTGCACCACTACGGCAAGCTGGACCCGGCTGCCGTCCGGGCCAAGCAGGAGTTCTACTACCGCCTGGGGGTGCAAAAGCTGGAGGAGACCGGCGCGAGCCACGAGGCGCTGGCGGAGCTGGCCCGGCAGGCCACCGAACTCGGGCTCCTCGACGAGGCTGAACGGCTCTGGCAGCAGCTGTTGCGGGATAAGCCCGACCACCCCGAAGCCTATTTCAACCTGGGCTACCTCTACCTCACCCGCGGCGACTACCGCCAGGCGCAGGCCCACGCCCTCCGGGGGGTGGAACTCGCCCCGGACCTCAAGGAGGCCGCCTTCAACCTGGCCAAGTGCGAGTTGTACCTGGGTCAGGTCGCGGCGGCGCTGGCTTGCTGTCAGGACATGCTGCACCACTGGCCCGGCTACCCCGCGGCGCGCTCGCTCCTGGCGGTCTGCCTTCTGCTGCAGGGGGATCGTGCCGGCGGCGAGGCCGAGGTGGCGCGCCTGGCGGCACAGGGCTATGACTGTGGCGATTTCCTGAACGAATACGCAGGCGGGTTGCGGCGCGGTGGTCTGGAGCACCTGGGCGCCCCCCTTGCCGACCTGGCAGCGCGGCTCCAGGCGGGGGTGCGGCCATGA
- a CDS encoding flagellar biosynthesis repressor FlbT, producing MSLKITLKSNERLIVGGAVVRNGGKGTVLFIENTVPILREKDILGEKDITTPCKRIYFTLQLMYIDEPNIPNYVKAYSELAAEILKAAPSTRTYIEQLNERIETGNYYQALKNAKNLIEYEEELLKNAN from the coding sequence ATGTCCCTAAAAATCACTTTGAAGAGCAACGAGCGGCTAATCGTAGGCGGCGCAGTGGTCAGAAACGGCGGCAAGGGCACCGTTCTCTTCATCGAGAACACGGTCCCCATACTGCGCGAAAAGGACATCCTGGGCGAAAAGGACATCACCACGCCCTGCAAGAGGATCTACTTCACCCTCCAGCTCATGTATATCGACGAGCCCAACATCCCGAACTACGTCAAGGCGTACTCGGAGCTGGCGGCCGAGATACTGAAGGCGGCCCCGAGCACCAGGACCTACATCGAGCAGTTGAACGAACGGATAGAGACCGGGAACTACTACCAGGCACTCAAAAATGCGAAGAATCTCATCGAGTACGAAGAGGAGCTACTGAAAAATGCAAACTAA
- a CDS encoding flagellin, with protein sequence MATSDISLTAGMRTNLLNLQQTSQLLNRTQQRLSSGKQVNSALDNPTNYFAAQNANQRASDLADRKDGMSEAVQTVSAANAGITAITGLINAAKGIAQSALSTSDTATRSKLATQYDTIRSQVNNISSDSGYRGLNLLSSTNTLTVNFNEDASSNLNVVGFLGNASGLSLSPASSSWSTNSDITTDTAKMDTAISTLRSNTQTLAANLNIITTRQNFTDSMINTLQTGADNLTLADMNQEGANMLMLQTRQSLGTTSLSMSSQAAQAVLRLF encoded by the coding sequence ATGGCAACTAGCGACATCTCTCTCACCGCAGGCATGAGGACCAACCTTCTCAACCTCCAACAGACCAGCCAGCTCCTGAACAGGACCCAGCAGAGGCTTTCCTCTGGCAAGCAGGTCAACAGCGCTCTGGACAACCCGACCAACTACTTCGCAGCCCAGAACGCAAACCAGCGTGCCAGCGACCTTGCTGACCGCAAGGACGGCATGTCCGAGGCGGTTCAGACGGTTTCGGCAGCCAACGCAGGTATCACCGCTATCACCGGTCTGATCAACGCTGCTAAAGGTATCGCCCAGTCGGCTCTGTCGACCAGCGACACCGCTACCAGGTCGAAACTGGCAACCCAGTACGACACCATCCGCAGCCAGGTCAACAACATCTCCTCCGACTCCGGTTACCGCGGCCTTAACCTGCTGAGCTCCACCAACACCCTGACCGTCAACTTCAACGAAGATGCGAGCTCCAACCTGAACGTTGTTGGCTTCCTGGGGAACGCAAGCGGTCTGAGCCTCTCTCCGGCCAGCAGCAGCTGGTCAACCAACTCGGACATCACCACCGACACGGCGAAGATGGATACCGCGATCTCGACTCTCAGGTCGAACACCCAGACCCTGGCGGCAAACCTGAACATCATCACGACCCGTCAGAACTTCACCGACTCCATGATCAACACCCTGCAAACCGGTGCTGACAACCTGACCCTGGCCGATATGAACCAGGAAGGTGCCAACATGCTGATGCTGCAGACCCGTCAGAGCTTGGGCACCACCTCGCTCTCCATGTCTTCTCAGGCAGCTCAGGCAGTCCTCAGACTGTTCTAA
- the flaF gene encoding flagellar biosynthesis regulator FlaF — MQTNNAIKEYVGIQKESMSGRELEASVLTKAGLMLKAVQENWDAPDREAKMLEAIKYNQKVWSFFQAELTEPNHPMPRKLREDLLNLSLFVDKRFFEVMAFPTAEKLSIVIDINFNIAAGLRTNPETAG; from the coding sequence ATGCAAACTAACAACGCGATCAAGGAGTACGTCGGTATCCAGAAGGAGAGCATGTCGGGACGCGAACTCGAAGCCTCCGTGCTGACCAAAGCGGGGCTGATGCTCAAGGCCGTCCAGGAAAACTGGGATGCCCCGGACCGCGAAGCCAAGATGCTGGAGGCGATAAAGTATAACCAGAAGGTCTGGAGCTTCTTTCAGGCCGAATTGACGGAGCCCAACCACCCGATGCCCAGGAAACTGCGGGAAGACCTCCTGAACCTGAGCCTGTTCGTGGACAAGAGGTTCTTCGAGGTGATGGCTTTCCCGACTGCGGAAAAGCTCTCCATCGTCATCGACATCAACTTCAATATCGCTGCGGGGTTGAGGACCAACCCCGAGACCGCGGGTTAG
- a CDS encoding O-linked N-acetylglucosamine transferase, SPINDLY family protein: MSAEHSSQGQAQLKYVELLLRKGMQEEARARLEELVRQEPPVAAACYLLAVLKGEDGEAREAVDLLLKTLSLEPENTKALNALGAALRQMGQLEQAAAAFAETLRIEPGFGEARINLALLLKEALRFTEAEELLRTGIALEPGSVRLNYNLANVLHAQGRSLAAVAAYRETLRLDPDHLDARQNLLFALHYSPQFSRREIYAEHLKAARSRPFRPERRDLADRPHPGGRIRVGYLSPDFRGHAVASFIEPVLREHDRGRFQIFCYANVAAPDATTERLKGLCDQWRDIHGMADHNAAALIAGDGIDILFDLAGHTSGSRLPLFCHRPAPIQITWIGYPDSTGLREMDYRITDALADPPGTDDRLHSELLLRLPRTFCCYLPPAEAPELVPPPCGGNGHITFGSFNNLAKVTPEVIALWSRVLHAVPDSRLLLKAKPLVDHGVRGRILALFQEHGVAAERIELDQGQPGTREHLERYQRVDIGLDTFPYNGTTTTCEALWMGVPVISLAGDRHCSRTGASILTNCGLADLVTTSEAAYLDMTRQVAKDHATLREFRAGARERLRRSPLLDAGGVTRELETVLAELWATSRRPK; the protein is encoded by the coding sequence ATGAGCGCGGAGCACTCGTCACAGGGGCAGGCACAGCTGAAATACGTCGAGCTTCTCCTGCGCAAGGGGATGCAGGAGGAGGCACGCGCCCGGCTCGAGGAGCTGGTGCGGCAGGAGCCGCCGGTGGCAGCGGCCTGTTACCTGTTGGCGGTGCTCAAGGGGGAGGACGGCGAGGCGCGCGAGGCGGTCGATTTGCTGCTCAAAACCCTCTCGCTGGAGCCGGAGAACACCAAGGCACTCAACGCGTTGGGAGCCGCGCTGCGGCAGATGGGGCAGCTCGAGCAGGCCGCGGCGGCATTCGCCGAGACGCTGCGCATCGAACCCGGTTTCGGCGAGGCGCGCATCAACCTGGCTCTGCTCCTGAAGGAGGCACTGCGCTTCACCGAGGCGGAAGAGCTGCTGCGGACCGGGATAGCACTGGAGCCCGGCTCGGTGCGCCTCAACTACAACCTCGCCAACGTGCTGCACGCGCAGGGAAGGAGCCTGGCAGCTGTGGCGGCCTACCGGGAGACGCTGCGCCTGGACCCGGACCACCTGGACGCCCGGCAGAACCTCCTCTTCGCCCTGCACTACTCGCCGCAGTTCAGCCGACGCGAGATCTACGCCGAGCACTTGAAGGCAGCCCGCAGCCGGCCGTTCCGGCCTGAGCGCCGGGACCTTGCCGACCGCCCCCATCCCGGAGGCCGCATCAGGGTCGGCTACCTCTCCCCCGACTTCCGAGGCCACGCCGTGGCGAGCTTCATTGAGCCGGTGCTGCGCGAGCACGACCGCGGCCGCTTCCAAATCTTTTGCTACGCCAACGTCGCCGCTCCCGACGCAACCACCGAGCGCCTCAAGGGGCTGTGCGACCAGTGGCGCGACATCCACGGCATGGCCGACCACAACGCCGCTGCCCTCATCGCCGGCGACGGCATCGACATCCTCTTCGACCTGGCCGGGCACACTTCCGGTAGCCGGCTCCCGCTCTTTTGTCACCGTCCCGCCCCGATCCAGATCACCTGGATCGGCTATCCCGACAGCACCGGGTTAAGGGAGATGGACTACCGCATCACCGACGCGCTGGCCGACCCGCCGGGAACCGACGACCGCCTGCACAGCGAATTGCTGCTACGCCTCCCCCGCACCTTCTGCTGCTACCTTCCCCCCGCCGAGGCGCCGGAGCTGGTCCCGCCCCCCTGCGGAGGCAACGGCCACATCACCTTCGGCTCCTTCAACAACTTGGCGAAAGTCACCCCGGAGGTAATTGCACTCTGGAGCCGCGTGCTGCACGCGGTCCCCGACTCCCGCCTGCTCCTGAAGGCCAAGCCGCTGGTGGACCACGGCGTGCGCGGCCGCATCCTGGCACTGTTCCAGGAGCACGGGGTAGCGGCCGAGCGCATCGAGCTGGACCAGGGGCAGCCCGGCACCCGCGAACACCTGGAGCGGTACCAGCGCGTCGACATCGGCCTCGACACCTTCCCCTACAATGGCACCACCACGACCTGCGAGGCGCTCTGGATGGGGGTCCCGGTTATCTCCCTCGCCGGCGACCGCCACTGTTCGCGCACCGGCGCGAGCATCCTCACCAACTGCGGACTGGCGGACCTGGTGACCACGAGCGAAGCGGCCTATCTGGACATGACGCGACAGGTGGCCAAGGATCACGCCACCCTGCGCGAATTCAGGGCAGGCGCACGTGAGCGACTGCGGCGCTCGCCGCTTTTGGATGCGGGCGGGGTGACGCGGGAACTGGAGACGGTGCTGGCAGAACTGTGGGCGACCTCGCGCAGGCCTAAGTAG
- a CDS encoding nodulation protein NodZ produces the protein MTESQSLKDLFAAANALFASGDLSGAAERYRRVLQLDPYFAQASFNLGCTLDRLCGPGEGLPHFERAAQLVPQWSEAHGNFGLALARVGRMEEASGELAEACRLAPEHAGYRNNLGLALSALGRGEEAQASFQEAIRLDPDYPEPHSNLAILYERFGNGAAAIGSLSQALRLRPDYPEAHHNLANALKSQGRHDEAVAHYREALRLKHDYLEAQSSLLFALLYGTQTTEESIFAEHAAFGAAQRRAVKPHGNVPDPDRVLTIGYVSADFREHAVARFITPVLAHHDRSRFRVYCYSNVEVPDGKSEALAQLCDRFVNIAGLRDDQAEELVREDGVDILVDLSGHSAGNRLTLFARKPAPLQVTWIGYPFSTGLDSIDYRISDAICDPPGETERFHSEELIRLPGTFSCFAPPEEAPPVAPLPCLASGSVTFGSFNNPAKITRETLAMWADVLRAVPGSRLLLKGYSLACPQGRQRFLDAFAAAGIETERLELIGNTPSYRDHLALYAGVDIALDTFPYHGTTTTCEALWMGVPVVTLAGASHRSRVGASLLHSVGLDGMVADDGRSFVQIARALALDRNRLQGLRETLRATMAAATLTDGAGFTRGLEQELIAAWGRWCRRNAPPAADPKQEGRELLRGGRLDAALQRFLEPLRSGDKSTLTDIQETLNAQTAADQARALALEEGHEAAGVPERIASDTLAECAELLCSAGFVTPADLICRYLGDHGYDSARVSRTIGAVALAIGQPGAAVTALARALEQGDASRATRILLVKAQQAEQFPPPRERGERLLLIKAWGYGFWSDVNHALGQFLVAEITGRTPVVHWGANSLFSDDPLDNAFNHFFEPVSPLTIGDVISRRHSFYPPKWQRDNLRHENLAKFDGPWSRGSALWTLERNEEVVVSDFHYAVNDLAPWIPASHPLHGRSTEELYLYLLERYLKVQPYILKRVEAFYREHLAGAPVIGLHVRGGDKVGEDPGLARLNALYLPELERLLAATPQARIFLSTDDERILARYRERFGERLVYTVSTRTANVQGVHYQKQASRRALGEEVLIDALLAARCDHFLGNGLSNVSLAVAQMRRWAPGTCRLFGTRLDYLRQLTLYRS, from the coding sequence ATGACCGAGTCGCAGAGCCTGAAGGACCTTTTCGCGGCGGCCAACGCCCTCTTCGCCTCTGGCGATCTTTCCGGCGCCGCCGAGCGCTACCGGCGCGTGCTGCAGCTCGATCCCTATTTTGCCCAAGCGAGCTTCAACCTGGGCTGCACATTGGACCGACTCTGCGGGCCAGGCGAGGGACTCCCCCACTTCGAGCGGGCGGCCCAGCTCGTGCCGCAGTGGAGCGAGGCGCACGGCAACTTCGGCCTCGCGCTGGCGCGGGTGGGGCGCATGGAGGAGGCGTCCGGCGAGCTGGCCGAGGCGTGCCGCCTGGCGCCGGAACACGCCGGCTACCGCAACAACCTGGGGCTCGCCCTGAGCGCGCTCGGGCGCGGCGAGGAGGCACAGGCAAGCTTCCAGGAGGCGATCCGCCTCGACCCCGACTACCCGGAACCGCACAGCAACCTGGCCATCCTCTACGAGCGCTTCGGCAACGGCGCCGCCGCCATCGGATCCCTGAGCCAGGCGCTGCGGCTTCGCCCCGACTACCCCGAGGCACACCACAACCTGGCCAACGCGCTCAAGTCGCAAGGGAGGCACGATGAGGCGGTGGCCCACTACCGCGAGGCACTCCGGCTCAAGCACGACTACCTCGAGGCGCAGAGTTCGCTGCTGTTTGCGCTCCTCTACGGCACCCAGACCACCGAGGAGAGCATCTTCGCCGAGCATGCCGCCTTCGGCGCCGCCCAGCGCCGCGCCGTCAAGCCGCACGGCAACGTCCCCGACCCGGACCGGGTACTTACCATAGGCTACGTCTCGGCGGACTTCCGCGAGCATGCGGTGGCCCGCTTCATAACCCCGGTCCTCGCCCACCACGACCGGAGCCGCTTCCGGGTCTACTGCTACTCCAACGTAGAGGTCCCCGACGGCAAGAGCGAGGCGCTGGCGCAGTTGTGCGACCGCTTCGTCAATATCGCCGGCCTGCGCGACGACCAGGCCGAAGAGCTGGTACGCGAGGACGGGGTTGACATCCTCGTCGACCTTTCCGGCCACTCCGCGGGGAACCGCCTCACGCTCTTCGCGCGCAAGCCGGCGCCGCTGCAGGTGACCTGGATCGGCTACCCCTTCAGCACCGGACTGGACAGCATCGACTACCGCATCAGCGACGCCATCTGCGACCCCCCCGGTGAGACCGAGCGTTTCCACAGCGAGGAGCTGATCCGGCTCCCGGGGACCTTCTCCTGCTTCGCGCCCCCCGAGGAAGCGCCGCCCGTAGCCCCGCTCCCCTGCCTGGCCTCGGGATCGGTGACCTTCGGCTCGTTTAACAATCCCGCCAAGATCACCCGCGAGACCCTGGCCATGTGGGCCGACGTGCTGCGCGCGGTGCCTGGCTCGCGGCTCTTGCTCAAGGGGTATTCGCTCGCCTGTCCGCAGGGGCGGCAGCGCTTCCTGGACGCCTTCGCCGCGGCCGGTATCGAAACCGAGCGGCTGGAACTGATCGGCAACACCCCGTCCTACCGCGATCACCTGGCGCTCTACGCCGGCGTCGACATCGCCCTGGACACCTTCCCCTACCACGGCACCACCACCACCTGCGAGGCGCTCTGGATGGGGGTCCCGGTGGTAACGCTGGCCGGTGCCTCGCACCGCTCCCGCGTCGGCGCCTCACTTCTACACAGCGTCGGGCTAGACGGCATGGTCGCCGACGACGGCCGCAGTTTCGTGCAGATCGCCCGCGCCCTCGCCCTGGACCGGAACCGGCTCCAGGGGCTCAGGGAGACGCTGCGCGCCACCATGGCCGCCGCCACGCTCACCGACGGCGCCGGTTTCACCAGGGGACTGGAGCAGGAACTGATCGCCGCCTGGGGGAGATGGTGCCGCCGCAATGCTCCCCCCGCCGCTGATCCGAAACAGGAGGGGCGCGAGCTGCTGCGCGGGGGGAGGCTCGATGCCGCCTTGCAGCGTTTCCTGGAGCCGCTGCGCTCCGGCGACAAGTCTACCCTCACCGATATCCAGGAAACCCTGAACGCCCAGACCGCCGCCGACCAGGCGCGCGCCCTGGCGCTCGAAGAAGGGCATGAAGCGGCAGGGGTTCCGGAACGGATCGCCAGCGACACCCTGGCCGAGTGCGCCGAGCTGCTCTGCAGCGCCGGCTTCGTCACCCCCGCCGATCTCATCTGCCGCTACCTCGGCGACCACGGCTATGACTCCGCCCGCGTCAGTCGCACCATCGGCGCGGTGGCCCTGGCCATCGGGCAGCCGGGCGCAGCGGTGACCGCGCTCGCGCGCGCCCTGGAGCAGGGGGATGCCTCGCGCGCCACCCGCATCCTGCTGGTGAAGGCCCAGCAGGCGGAACAGTTCCCGCCGCCCCGCGAGCGGGGAGAACGACTGCTGCTGATCAAGGCCTGGGGCTACGGCTTCTGGAGCGATGTGAACCACGCGCTCGGGCAATTCCTGGTGGCCGAGATCACCGGGCGCACGCCGGTGGTGCACTGGGGGGCCAACTCGCTCTTCAGCGACGACCCGCTCGACAACGCATTCAACCACTTCTTCGAGCCGGTCTCTCCGCTCACCATCGGTGACGTCATCTCGCGCCGGCACAGCTTCTATCCACCCAAGTGGCAACGCGACAACCTGCGCCACGAGAACCTGGCCAAGTTCGACGGCCCCTGGTCCCGCGGCTCCGCGCTCTGGACCCTGGAACGAAACGAAGAGGTCGTGGTGAGCGACTTCCACTACGCGGTCAACGACCTCGCCCCCTGGATTCCCGCCAGTCACCCGCTGCACGGACGCTCCACCGAGGAGCTCTACCTCTACCTGCTCGAGCGCTACCTGAAGGTGCAGCCCTACATCCTGAAGCGGGTGGAGGCCTTCTACCGCGAGCACCTGGCTGGCGCCCCGGTCATCGGGCTGCACGTGAGGGGAGGAGACAAGGTGGGCGAGGATCCCGGCCTTGCCAGGCTGAACGCCCTCTACCTCCCGGAACTGGAGCGGCTGCTTGCCGCAACGCCGCAGGCACGCATCTTCCTGAGCACCGACGACGAGCGTATCCTGGCCCGCTACCGCGAACGCTTCGGGGAGCGGCTGGTCTACACCGTCTCGACCCGCACCGCCAACGTGCAGGGGGTGCACTACCAGAAACAGGCGAGCCGCCGCGCGCTGGGCGAGGAGGTGCTCATCGACGCGCTCCTCGCCGCCCGCTGCGATCATTTCCTGGGCAACGGCCTCTCCAACGTGTCGCTCGCCGTTGCGCAGATGAGGCGCTGGGCGCCCGGGACCTGCCGACTCTTCGGCACCCGGCTCGACTACCTGCGCCAGCTTACCCTGTACCGGAGCTGA